One stretch of Methylococcus capsulatus DNA includes these proteins:
- the rpmG gene encoding 50S ribosomal protein L33, translating to MRDKIKLVSSAGTGHFYTTTKNKRTMPEKMEIKKFDPVVRKHVMYKEAKIK from the coding sequence ATGCGTGACAAGATCAAGTTGGTGTCCAGCGCTGGCACCGGTCATTTCTACACGACCACCAAGAACAAGCGCACCATGCCGGAGAAAATGGAAATCAAGAAATTCGATCCGGTCGTACGCAAGCACGTCATGTACAAAGAAGCCAAGATCAAATAA
- the rpmB gene encoding 50S ribosomal protein L28: protein MSKVCQVTGKRRIVGHNVSHANNKTKRLFNPNLHERRFWVESENRWVRLKVSSHGLRVIDKCGIDAVLADIRKRGERV, encoded by the coding sequence ATGTCCAAGGTATGTCAGGTTACGGGGAAGCGACGTATTGTAGGCCATAACGTTTCCCACGCTAACAACAAGACGAAAAGACTGTTCAACCCCAACCTTCACGAGCGCCGTTTCTGGGTCGAGAGTGAGAATCGCTGGGTCCGCCTCAAAGTGTCGAGCCATGGCCTGCGGGTCATCGACAAATGCGGAATCGACGCCGTTCTGGCCGACATCCGCAAGCGCGGCGAACGGGTTTGA
- the gshB gene encoding glutathione synthase, whose product MALKLGIVMDPIGKIKIGKDSSFAMLLEAQARGWELFYMELNDLYLRDGRAHARVRRLQVERDYVRWFEFLDERDIALDTLDVILMRKDPPFDQEYIYVTYLLECAENRGVYVVNRPRSLRDANEKLFTAWFPQCCAPTLVAREAGRIREFLREHGEIVLKPLDGMGGASIFRVAEGDHNLSVILETMTQHNRRFVMAQRYLPEIRDGDKRILVVNGEAVPHALARIPAQGESRGNLAAGGRAEGRDLTERDRWIVSQVGPTLRERGLVFTGLDVIGDYLTEVNVTSPTCIQELDTLFGLNISAMLMDHIESVVSGADLARNVP is encoded by the coding sequence ATGGCTTTGAAGCTCGGGATAGTGATGGACCCGATCGGCAAGATCAAGATCGGGAAGGACAGCAGCTTCGCGATGCTGTTGGAAGCTCAGGCACGGGGCTGGGAACTTTTCTACATGGAGTTGAACGATCTTTACCTGCGTGACGGTCGTGCCCATGCCCGGGTGCGGCGTCTTCAGGTCGAGCGCGACTACGTCCGCTGGTTCGAGTTTCTGGACGAGCGGGACATCGCTCTTGATACGCTCGACGTCATCCTCATGCGGAAGGACCCGCCCTTTGATCAGGAATACATCTATGTAACCTATCTGCTCGAATGCGCGGAGAATCGGGGGGTGTATGTCGTCAATCGGCCGCGTTCGCTGCGGGATGCCAATGAGAAGCTGTTCACCGCATGGTTTCCCCAATGCTGCGCGCCGACCCTGGTGGCCCGTGAGGCGGGCCGTATCCGGGAGTTCCTCCGCGAACATGGCGAGATCGTGCTGAAGCCGCTCGATGGTATGGGCGGCGCATCGATCTTCCGGGTCGCCGAAGGTGATCACAACCTGAGCGTCATTCTCGAAACCATGACCCAGCACAACCGCCGCTTCGTCATGGCACAGCGCTATCTTCCGGAAATCCGGGATGGCGACAAGCGGATCCTCGTCGTCAACGGCGAAGCCGTGCCTCACGCCTTGGCGCGCATCCCCGCCCAGGGCGAAAGCCGGGGTAACCTGGCGGCCGGGGGTCGGGCGGAAGGGAGGGACCTGACTGAGCGGGATCGTTGGATCGTGTCGCAGGTCGGACCCACCCTGCGCGAGCGCGGTCTGGTGTTCACCGGTCTTGACGTCATCGGCGATTACCTCACCGAGGTCAACGTGACCAGTCCGACCTGTATTCAGGAACTGGACACTCTGTTCGGGCTGAATATCAGTGCCATGCTCATGGATCACATCGAATCCGTCGTGTCTGGAGCGGACCTGGCCCGTAATGTCCCTTGA
- a CDS encoding energy transducer TonB — protein MSLESRDPIRLLLALLIAFAVHAAVILGLNGRPAATSKDTPRVFDVTVLRRPAPEAPKRAEHLAAENQRGNDRPAGAEAVPGRGEKNMTHPAQNKASRPLAERPPKPLLRSPRTERSVSAAPEAEPELEVAPSAPISAESLSRQIAEFGAAYMRQQQAAPHPRMVYINSVNAHKYKAAAYERAWQDKVERIGNLNYPEEARRKNLTGSLLLSVVLRPDGSVYKVQVRRSSGEQALDDAAVRIVHLAAPFAPFPVELREEADMLVITRTWKFLNGTRLETAP, from the coding sequence ATGTCCCTTGAATCGCGCGACCCAATCCGTCTGCTGCTGGCGCTGCTGATCGCATTCGCGGTGCATGCGGCGGTGATCCTCGGTCTGAATGGCCGCCCCGCCGCGACCTCGAAAGATACGCCCAGGGTTTTCGACGTGACGGTGCTGCGGCGTCCTGCTCCCGAGGCACCGAAACGGGCGGAGCATCTGGCGGCGGAAAACCAGCGCGGTAACGACAGGCCGGCGGGTGCCGAGGCGGTGCCGGGCCGCGGAGAAAAAAACATGACGCATCCGGCGCAAAACAAAGCGTCGCGCCCCTTGGCCGAGCGCCCGCCGAAGCCTTTGCTGCGAAGCCCGCGGACAGAACGATCGGTCAGCGCCGCGCCGGAGGCCGAGCCCGAACTTGAAGTCGCTCCATCTGCCCCTATTTCTGCCGAATCCCTGAGCCGGCAGATCGCCGAATTCGGTGCGGCTTACATGCGGCAGCAGCAGGCGGCTCCGCACCCCCGGATGGTCTACATCAACTCCGTCAATGCCCACAAATACAAGGCGGCGGCTTACGAGCGGGCCTGGCAGGACAAGGTCGAGCGCATCGGCAATCTGAATTACCCCGAGGAAGCGCGCCGCAAGAACCTTACGGGCAGTCTGCTGCTGAGCGTGGTCTTGCGGCCGGATGGCAGTGTATACAAGGTGCAGGTGCGGCGTTCTTCCGGGGAGCAGGCGTTGGACGATGCGGCGGTGAGGATCGTCCACCTGGCGGCACCGTTTGCACCGTTTCCTGTGGAGCTGCGGGAGGAAGCCGATATGCTGGTGATCACCCGCACGTGGAAGTTCCTGAACGGCACGCGTCTGGAGACCGCGCCGTAG
- a CDS encoding YqgE/AlgH family protein: MNQEAEFLSNHFLIAMPGLADPHFAKTVTLVCQHNADGALGIIINRPSELKLGDIMRQMEIDLKVAELEDLPVFFGGPVHPERGFILHEPATVWASTLVVSDRLALTTSRDILEAVGRGEGPKRMLLALGYAGWGQGQLEREIIDNSWLNAPADNAVIFEHPPGRRWKAAADLVGVDISLLTSQAGHG; this comes from the coding sequence ATGAACCAGGAAGCAGAATTTCTTTCCAACCATTTTCTGATCGCCATGCCCGGCCTGGCCGATCCGCATTTCGCGAAAACCGTGACCCTGGTTTGCCAGCACAATGCGGACGGCGCTCTGGGCATCATCATCAACCGCCCGTCCGAACTGAAGCTGGGCGACATCATGCGGCAGATGGAGATCGATTTGAAGGTCGCCGAGCTGGAAGATCTGCCGGTGTTTTTCGGTGGCCCGGTGCATCCCGAGCGCGGCTTCATTCTGCATGAGCCGGCCACAGTGTGGGCTTCCACCCTGGTGGTTTCGGACCGACTGGCATTGACGACCTCTAGGGACATTCTGGAAGCGGTGGGGCGGGGTGAAGGGCCGAAGCGCATGTTGCTGGCTCTGGGCTACGCCGGTTGGGGGCAAGGCCAGCTCGAGCGTGAGATCATCGACAATTCATGGCTCAACGCGCCCGCGGACAACGCCGTGATCTTCGAGCACCCGCCCGGACGGCGCTGGAAAGCCGCGGCTGATCTGGTAGGCGTGGACATTTCGCTCTTGACCAGCCAGGCCGGGCATGGCTGA
- the ruvX gene encoding Holliday junction resolvase RuvX yields MAEVPPNSRGATYLGFDFGERNIGVAVGQSVTGTAAPLRTLRAQPSAQLWAAISELIDQWQPAGLVVGLSHQQDGSENPITAPTLRFCRQLEGRYRLPVYTVDETLTTAESRTHFYQRRRRKSVEFEQVKDEMAAQLILQTWFSIDKASPR; encoded by the coding sequence ATGGCTGAGGTGCCGCCCAATTCGCGCGGTGCCACTTATCTCGGTTTCGATTTCGGCGAGCGGAACATCGGGGTTGCGGTCGGGCAATCGGTCACCGGTACCGCGGCGCCGCTCCGGACTCTGCGGGCGCAGCCGTCCGCGCAGTTGTGGGCCGCCATTTCCGAACTGATCGACCAGTGGCAGCCTGCGGGATTGGTCGTCGGACTTTCCCATCAGCAGGACGGCAGCGAAAATCCGATCACGGCGCCGACTTTGCGCTTCTGCCGGCAGCTGGAAGGTCGCTACCGGCTGCCGGTGTACACGGTGGACGAGACACTCACCACGGCTGAATCGCGCACCCACTTCTACCAGCGTCGCCGCCGCAAGTCGGTCGAGTTCGAGCAGGTGAAGGACGAAATGGCGGCGCAACTGATTCTGCAAACCTGGTTTTCGATTGACAAGGCATCACCGAGGTAA
- the pyrR gene encoding bifunctional pyr operon transcriptional regulator/uracil phosphoribosyltransferase PyrR: MSQADFDVETLLARLEVSLREELARRRLDDPAMIGVHTGGAWIAEVLHRRLGFSEPLGYLDISFYRDDYPQSGMNPDVRASKLPFRVDGRNIVLIDDVLYTGRTVRAALNEIFDYGRPAEIVLGVLIDRNGRQIPIQADCIGGRLELEPGQRIKLTGPEPLQLTIRTGGR; the protein is encoded by the coding sequence ATGAGTCAAGCGGATTTCGACGTCGAAACGCTGCTGGCGCGCCTGGAAGTCTCTCTGCGTGAGGAACTCGCCAGACGCCGGCTCGATGATCCGGCCATGATCGGCGTTCATACCGGCGGAGCCTGGATCGCCGAAGTCCTGCATCGGCGTCTGGGATTCTCCGAGCCGCTGGGCTATCTGGACATCTCGTTCTACCGGGACGACTATCCCCAGTCGGGCATGAATCCGGACGTGCGGGCGAGTAAGCTGCCGTTCCGGGTCGACGGCCGCAACATCGTGCTGATCGACGACGTGTTGTATACCGGACGCACTGTGCGCGCCGCCTTGAACGAGATCTTCGATTACGGCCGGCCCGCGGAAATCGTGCTCGGCGTGCTGATCGACCGCAATGGTCGGCAGATCCCGATCCAGGCCGACTGCATCGGCGGCCGGCTGGAGCTGGAGCCGGGCCAGCGTATCAAGCTCACCGGGCCCGAACCTCTGCAGCTGACGATTCGCACGGGGGGACGATGA
- a CDS encoding aspartate carbamoyltransferase catalytic subunit, with amino-acid sequence MSATAAADIQLDAAGRLRHFLTIEGLSRELLVRIMDTAESFAGVTAQNVKKVPLLRGKTVVNLFFENSTRTRTTFELAAKRLSADVLNINIATSATSKGESLLDTVRNLEAMHVDMFVVRHAQSGAAHFIARHVAPHISVLNAGDGRHAHPTQAMLDVFTIRRAKGRFAGLKVAIVGDILHSRVARSEILALNTLGVDEVRVVAPKTLLPAHVEALGVVPYHDLNEGLRDVDVVIMLRLQLERMGTAFIPSEHEYFQRFGLTEKRLEKARPDVIVMHPGPINRGIEIDSAIADGPRSVILQQVTHGIAVRMAVMSMAMHSGPDMEVPA; translated from the coding sequence ATGAGCGCGACGGCTGCGGCCGACATCCAGCTCGACGCTGCCGGGCGTCTGCGTCATTTTCTGACAATCGAAGGTCTGAGCCGGGAATTGCTGGTCCGGATCATGGACACCGCCGAGTCCTTCGCCGGCGTGACGGCTCAGAACGTCAAAAAGGTGCCCCTGCTGCGCGGGAAGACAGTAGTGAATCTGTTTTTCGAGAACAGCACCCGCACCCGGACGACCTTCGAACTCGCCGCCAAGCGTTTGTCCGCCGACGTGCTCAACATCAACATCGCGACATCTGCGACCTCCAAGGGCGAAAGTCTGCTTGATACCGTTCGCAACCTGGAGGCGATGCACGTCGACATGTTCGTGGTACGCCATGCCCAGAGCGGGGCCGCCCATTTCATCGCCCGCCACGTCGCACCGCACATCAGCGTGCTCAACGCCGGAGACGGCCGCCATGCCCATCCGACCCAGGCCATGTTGGACGTGTTCACCATTCGCCGGGCCAAGGGCCGGTTCGCCGGCCTCAAGGTGGCCATCGTCGGCGATATTCTGCATTCCCGGGTGGCGCGTTCCGAAATCTTGGCGCTCAACACACTGGGTGTGGATGAAGTGCGGGTAGTGGCGCCCAAGACCCTCTTGCCGGCCCATGTCGAAGCCTTGGGGGTGGTACCCTACCACGACCTGAACGAGGGGCTGCGCGATGTCGATGTGGTCATCATGCTGCGTTTGCAGCTCGAGCGCATGGGAACCGCGTTCATACCATCCGAACACGAATATTTCCAGCGTTTCGGCCTGACCGAAAAGCGCCTGGAAAAGGCCAGGCCAGATGTCATCGTCATGCATCCGGGGCCGATCAACCGGGGAATCGAGATCGATTCGGCCATTGCCGATGGTCCCCGGTCCGTGATCCTGCAACAGGTGACCCATGGTATCGCGGTGCGCATGGCGGTGATGTCCATGGCCATGCACTCCGGTCCGGACATGGAGGTGCCGGCATGA
- a CDS encoding dihydroorotase: protein MSGPRILIEGGRIVDPASGFDGAGVVCVADGVIVGVGNRPAGFEADHRIDACGQIVCPGFIDLCARLREPGQEHKGTIVSESAAAAAGGITTLCCPPDTVPVIDTPAVVKLVTERAEQAGKVRVLPIGALTHSLNGKDLSEMHALKRAGCLALGNADRPLANLLVLRRALEYAASFDLVVVFRPEDPWLRSQGCVHEGAVSSRLGLPGIPETAETVAVAQALPLIEQTGVRAHFGQLSSGRAVEMIAEARARGVRVSADVAVHHLLLTESSVDGFDALCHCRPPFRTTADRDALVAAVAEGRISAVCSDHQPHEPDAKLDVFPETEPGLSSLQTLLPLMCALVVEGRLSLSAALARLTVGPAAILGLESGRLAPGAPADICVFDPAAVWVPAAGGWFSAGRNTPFWERTLTGRVVATLVGGRLVYPHGETAS from the coding sequence ATGAGCGGGCCGCGCATCCTCATCGAGGGCGGACGTATTGTCGATCCGGCCAGCGGTTTCGACGGCGCGGGTGTGGTGTGCGTGGCGGACGGCGTGATCGTCGGCGTCGGCAACCGTCCGGCCGGCTTCGAAGCGGATCATCGCATCGATGCCTGCGGCCAGATCGTTTGTCCCGGTTTCATCGACCTGTGTGCCCGTCTCCGCGAACCTGGACAGGAACACAAGGGCACCATCGTGTCGGAGAGTGCGGCGGCGGCGGCCGGTGGCATCACGACCTTGTGCTGCCCCCCCGATACCGTCCCCGTCATCGATACGCCCGCCGTGGTCAAGCTGGTGACGGAGCGGGCGGAACAGGCAGGCAAGGTTCGGGTGCTGCCGATCGGTGCCCTGACCCACAGCCTGAATGGAAAGGACCTGAGCGAGATGCACGCGCTCAAGCGTGCCGGCTGCCTGGCCCTGGGCAATGCCGACCGCCCGCTCGCCAATCTGCTGGTGCTGCGGCGGGCGTTGGAATATGCGGCGAGCTTCGATCTCGTCGTGGTGTTCCGTCCCGAAGACCCGTGGCTGCGCAGTCAGGGCTGTGTCCACGAAGGTGCGGTGAGTAGCCGTCTCGGCCTGCCGGGCATTCCTGAGACGGCGGAGACCGTCGCGGTTGCCCAGGCGCTCCCGCTGATCGAGCAGACCGGGGTGCGTGCGCATTTCGGCCAGCTCAGCAGCGGCCGCGCCGTGGAGATGATCGCTGAAGCCAGGGCGCGCGGCGTGCGTGTCAGCGCGGACGTGGCGGTGCATCATCTGCTTCTCACTGAGTCGAGCGTTGACGGATTCGACGCGCTGTGTCACTGCCGTCCGCCGTTTCGCACAACGGCCGACCGCGACGCGCTGGTGGCGGCCGTGGCGGAAGGCCGGATTTCGGCGGTCTGTTCGGATCATCAACCCCACGAGCCGGACGCCAAGCTCGATGTTTTCCCCGAAACCGAGCCCGGCTTGTCTTCGTTGCAGACCTTGCTGCCGCTGATGTGTGCGTTGGTGGTGGAAGGGCGGCTGTCGCTGTCGGCCGCCCTCGCCCGCCTCACTGTGGGGCCTGCGGCGATCCTCGGCCTGGAGTCCGGTCGGCTGGCGCCGGGCGCGCCGGCGGATATCTGTGTATTCGATCCGGCGGCCGTGTGGGTGCCGGCGGCAGGAGGCTGGTTCAGCGCGGGCCGCAACACGCCGTTCTGGGAGCGGACGCTGACGGGACGGGTGGTGGCGACGCTGGTAGGAGGGCGGTTGGTCTACCCCCATGGCGAGACGGCTTCGTGA
- a CDS encoding sensor histidine kinase → MILGLRARLILVHLAIVVVVLACSAAGAYWMLRQAVHGELDAALLALAETERAMLLEAGEQPVKIHETAPGPAPPSFARLDRLVQIVDGEGHVLARSANLGAARLPSPPGLLARLAQGETVFDTLPAFGEEPVRMISIPVHKDGSRLAIQVAGSLDDARNVMKSAALLFITMTSGLLVAVGIAGTSLTRRTFHAIDEVVRQARRIGEANLGERLPHPGSHDEIGRLVDTLNEMLDRLERSFEVQRHFTADASHELRSPLSRLRTELEITLRRPRGLDEYEQTLRSCLEEVERLTRLVEALLELARLDAQQEGAPGENVYLNTLLTEIVRCQQPLAQERSISIIVEASQPVAACVSSASIGVVFSNILENALKFSPPGGTVRIRLTAKGAEAVVSVRDNGPGIEAGEKDRLFERFYRGSIARAEGMPGTGLGLALSQAIVRHCGGTVEAANHPEGGAWFTIRLPLGL, encoded by the coding sequence GTGATCCTCGGATTACGGGCACGTCTGATCCTCGTCCACCTGGCCATCGTCGTCGTCGTACTGGCCTGCTCTGCCGCCGGTGCCTACTGGATGCTCCGCCAAGCGGTTCACGGTGAGCTCGATGCCGCACTGCTGGCCCTTGCGGAAACCGAACGGGCGATGCTGCTAGAAGCCGGGGAACAACCGGTCAAGATTCATGAAACCGCCCCCGGCCCCGCACCTCCCTCCTTTGCCCGTCTCGACCGGCTGGTGCAGATCGTCGACGGCGAGGGCCACGTCCTGGCGCGTAGCGCGAACCTCGGCGCAGCGAGGCTTCCATCGCCGCCAGGTCTGCTGGCGCGCCTGGCTCAGGGAGAAACGGTCTTCGATACCCTCCCGGCTTTCGGCGAGGAACCGGTTCGAATGATCTCGATTCCGGTACACAAGGACGGCTCGCGACTGGCGATCCAGGTCGCCGGATCACTGGATGACGCAAGAAACGTCATGAAATCGGCCGCCTTGTTGTTCATCACCATGACCTCCGGATTGCTCGTAGCGGTGGGCATTGCAGGCACGTCGCTGACTCGCAGGACGTTCCACGCGATCGACGAGGTCGTCCGTCAGGCCCGGCGGATCGGTGAGGCCAATCTCGGGGAACGCCTCCCCCATCCGGGCAGCCATGATGAAATCGGCAGACTGGTCGACACGCTGAACGAGATGCTCGATCGTCTGGAGCGGAGCTTCGAAGTCCAGCGCCACTTTACGGCCGACGCCTCCCACGAGCTTCGATCGCCTTTGTCCCGACTGCGGACGGAGCTCGAAATCACCCTCCGCCGACCCCGAGGCTTGGACGAATATGAACAGACCTTGCGTTCCTGCCTCGAGGAAGTGGAGCGGCTGACACGATTGGTAGAAGCACTGCTCGAATTGGCCCGGCTCGATGCGCAACAGGAAGGCGCTCCCGGCGAGAACGTTTATCTGAACACGCTGCTTACCGAAATCGTGCGTTGCCAGCAACCGTTGGCACAGGAACGGTCGATCAGTATCATCGTCGAAGCCTCACAACCTGTGGCCGCCTGTGTATCGAGCGCTTCGATCGGCGTCGTTTTCTCCAACATCCTGGAAAATGCCCTGAAATTCTCGCCACCCGGCGGGACCGTCCGCATCCGGCTGACTGCCAAGGGTGCGGAGGCGGTCGTGAGCGTTCGCGATAACGGGCCGGGAATCGAGGCCGGCGAAAAAGACCGGCTGTTCGAGCGTTTTTACCGGGGTTCGATCGCCCGCGCCGAGGGAATGCCCGGGACCGGGCTGGGACTTGCGCTTTCCCAAGCCATCGTCCGACATTGTGGCGGGACGGTCGAAGCCGCGAATCATCCGGAAGGCGGCGCCTGGTTCACGATCCGCCTGCCGTTGGGACTCTGA
- a CDS encoding response regulator transcription factor — MVEDDRKAAGLLARGLCEEGFRVDTVHSAEDAEQRNFHTEYGLIILDWRLPGKEGLAFCAELRNRQIGTPVLMLTARDALTDRVRGLNTGADDYLTKPFAFEELLARVRALLRRAEPARPALLAVGDLVLDPRSRRITRGGRQLSLTPKEYAILELLLRRAGEVVSRTQLAEQIWRTGLIALDNLIDVHISNLRRKVDPPGVPPLIRTVRGCGFSLAANGDGSP; from the coding sequence TTGGTTGAAGACGACCGGAAAGCAGCCGGACTTCTCGCACGCGGCCTTTGCGAGGAGGGTTTCCGCGTCGACACCGTCCACTCCGCAGAAGACGCCGAGCAGAGAAACTTCCACACGGAGTACGGGCTGATCATCCTCGACTGGCGCCTGCCCGGCAAAGAGGGGCTGGCTTTCTGCGCGGAACTGCGGAACCGGCAGATAGGCACGCCGGTTTTGATGCTCACCGCCCGCGATGCGCTGACGGACAGGGTCCGGGGACTCAACACCGGCGCCGACGACTATCTCACCAAGCCCTTTGCCTTCGAGGAACTGCTCGCGCGCGTTCGCGCTCTGCTGCGGCGGGCGGAGCCGGCCCGTCCGGCGCTGCTGGCAGTCGGCGACCTCGTCCTTGATCCGCGAAGTCGACGCATCACGCGAGGCGGACGCCAGCTCTCCCTCACGCCCAAGGAGTATGCGATCCTGGAACTCCTCCTGCGACGGGCTGGTGAGGTCGTATCCCGTACCCAGTTGGCCGAGCAGATATGGAGAACCGGCCTCATCGCTCTGGACAATCTGATCGACGTTCACATCAGCAATCTGCGCCGTAAAGTGGACCCGCCCGGCGTTCCGCCGCTCATCCGAACGGTGAGAGGCTGCGGCTTCAGCCTGGCGGCGAATGGCGACGGATCGCCGTGA
- a CDS encoding TolC family protein, giving the protein MQDIVQSGTAPAASPAPLPSAGGGIAGAARELTLNQAIGRALEADPQIKAGLESIRQAEADLVTAGLLPNPELTADVLMIPWAQPWRETRQGGPTQTDALVSFPIDWFLFGKRAAAIVTAQKGVDVTAAQFSDLLRRRIAGTIAAFYDVLEAQALLDLARVDLDNLSQLEQITANRVELGGAGTIELDRVKVFIFGSRREVRSRETALATAIARLRTFLGYSDDVPLKVKGNLDVAAPAAPLAADAAFALAEENRPDLIAWHRQIAMAAANVELEERRAYPEVKPAFGYTNQFQHEMNQANADSWNVILQMRLPVFDRNQGNITKARSLKSQAEHNLTAQLVSLRAEILEAVKNFEAARDALLIDDPGQLDAARNVRDKIRAAYELGGKPLIDVLDAQRAYRETFRLHIVSRSSYWHSLYALNAAIGKQVLR; this is encoded by the coding sequence ATGCAGGATATCGTCCAGTCTGGAACAGCGCCGGCGGCTTCGCCCGCTCCCTTGCCTTCCGCTGGCGGCGGCATCGCAGGCGCGGCGCGAGAGTTGACCCTAAACCAGGCGATCGGCCGGGCGCTGGAGGCCGATCCGCAAATCAAGGCTGGCTTGGAAAGCATACGGCAGGCAGAGGCGGATTTGGTCACGGCCGGTCTGCTGCCCAATCCCGAGCTGACCGCGGATGTGCTCATGATCCCCTGGGCGCAGCCCTGGCGTGAAACCCGGCAGGGTGGGCCGACCCAGACCGATGCGCTGGTAAGTTTTCCGATCGACTGGTTCCTTTTCGGCAAACGCGCCGCGGCGATCGTCACCGCCCAAAAAGGCGTGGACGTGACCGCGGCCCAGTTCTCCGATCTGCTCCGCCGGCGCATCGCCGGTACCATCGCCGCTTTTTACGACGTGCTGGAGGCCCAGGCCCTGCTCGACCTGGCGCGGGTGGACCTCGACAATCTGTCGCAGCTGGAGCAGATTACAGCCAACCGTGTGGAGCTCGGTGGTGCCGGCACCATCGAGCTGGACCGCGTCAAAGTGTTCATTTTTGGAAGCCGCCGTGAGGTTCGCAGCCGAGAAACCGCTTTGGCGACAGCCATCGCGCGGCTGCGGACCTTCCTCGGCTATTCGGACGACGTCCCGCTGAAAGTAAAGGGGAATCTGGACGTCGCTGCGCCGGCGGCGCCGTTGGCGGCCGATGCCGCTTTCGCCCTGGCGGAGGAAAACCGGCCCGATCTGATCGCATGGCATCGCCAGATCGCGATGGCAGCCGCGAACGTGGAACTGGAGGAGCGCCGAGCTTACCCGGAGGTCAAGCCCGCTTTCGGTTACACCAATCAGTTCCAGCATGAGATGAATCAGGCCAATGCCGATTCATGGAACGTCATCCTGCAAATGCGCCTGCCGGTTTTCGACCGCAACCAGGGCAACATCACCAAAGCCAGGTCATTGAAGAGCCAGGCCGAACACAATCTCACCGCTCAGCTGGTGAGCCTGCGCGCCGAAATCCTCGAAGCGGTCAAGAACTTCGAGGCGGCGCGGGATGCCCTGCTGATCGATGATCCCGGACAGCTCGATGCCGCCCGCAATGTGCGTGACAAGATTCGCGCTGCCTATGAACTGGGTGGTAAGCCGCTGATCGACGTGCTGGATGCCCAGCGCGCCTACCGCGAAACCTTCCGGCTGCATATCGTCAGCCGGTCCAGCTATTGGCATTCACTCTATGCCCTCAACGCCGCTATCGGAAAGCAGGTGCTTCGATGA